The window TTCCTCACCCGGgcaatgtacagtacgagcatAGTGCGAGTACGACGTCATGCAGCGTGGCAACAGCAGCTTCGCTTCTCCACACGCGGCAGAACCTGCGGCCGAGTGGTGCTACTTGTAGGTCCGAACGGCACTCCTTCGGCGAGCCGCATGACGTTGGGAAGGGGACGAAGCCTACCGGCTAGGCGTGCCGTGCTTGTCCGTGTAGAAATGGCGAAGAATAAGCATATTGGCAGCAGATGGTGCGAGCAGTGGTCGAATCGCTGCGACGGACGGTGTCATGGTTTGCCTCGTGGGAAGCGTCGCCGGGAATAGCACATGGTCTCGCGTCGCAGTTAGATCCTCCCGTCGGGACTGGTGGGATGGAGGAATCGGTTCGGAAACAAATTGGTGCGAGGAAAATTGTCGCCGACAGGTCCGTCGCAAatcttcgtcggcgccaaGGTCGGTCCCATGGTGCCCCGCCGTCTCAGCCGCCCGCTGTCTGCCTCTCCCATTCGACGTACAGGAATCCCTGTCGCTTACCGTTGCCAAGTAGGCCAGGGATTCCCGATGGACCGGTTTTGACGACCTGCCTATGCTGTCAGTGTGGGAACGGTGGTGGAGATGGCCCATTTCCTACCAGCGTTCGGAGGAGGGCTGTACCTAACTGTACGAGTCGGATTTTGCTCCTCCAACGGTCGTGCTACTCATGCCTGTGGAGTTACCCCATGATAGTGGATGGAATATGGCCATTCAACGAccaggccgccgcccgatGGTGGGATCATGGATTCTTCCTACGGCGTAGCAGCACACGAGTCGAATACAACCAGGACgggagcaagtacggagtacggaatacagtacttgcttgctttggcgtgcatgtacgagtacggtaGGAGTACTCCTACGTGTGCACCTGTCACGACGAGTACAAGTTCGGTACATGCCGGCAACACTATCAGCATGCAGGCACCTACGCATTCGCGCATCATGCTCAATCACCTCGAGTATCTCCTTGTACTCCCGCACACCGACCtacggtgctccgtactgcgtggtacatgtacacgaaCCCTAACACATGCCAAAatgcagcaagtacctagctactgtagtaggCAAGTGCAATTTGCCCATCAGCATCCGCACCCGCCCGCTTACCTGCTCGTGTACAAAGTGCGTCGATGCGTGTGTAagtagcaagtacaagtacttgagcaAATACATGGAAAGGTACCGACGTACTGTAGGAGGATGCCCGAGTTCCTCCGTGATGGCAACTATAATGCAACCGTGGAGTGTTCAGGatccgccgacgatgggaTCATGAAGCTGGGACCCATCCGGGGCCTCGAGAACAAAAGGTGTGCCAGCCGCCGGGCagacgacgagacggtcaGCACGTCACAGCACCAAAACTCTTCGTTCTTCGCCAACGCAATTGATCGGCCCAGGTCGATCACGGTCGATCAACTTTGATCAAATTTGATCAACGTCCATCAAGGTCTTCCCAGAGGACCCCGGACAGGACGACATGGTGCactcgctcgccctcgtcggcgggctTGCGGCCCTGCTGACGGGCGTCTTGGCCTGCGGCGACAGCGACTCCTGCTACGGCCCGACGAACGCGGTCGAGCATGTTCGCCAGGTGAAGCGCATGCAGCCGGGCGTCCCTCACGCCGCCTACGGACCCAAGGGGCCCTTGGAATGGGGGCAGGTCAACTTTCTCCATACCGTGAGTCTCTCTCTCtcccatcgtcatcgtcgacggcttccctgttggcgacggagaggcTGTCGACCCAGTCGCTACCATCGCTGCGAATCGCCAGGCTGACGAGCGACGTTCCTCAGACCGACACCCACGGGTGGCTCGAGGGCCACCTCAAGGAGAAAAACTATGGCGCCGACTGGGGTGACTTCGTTACCTTTACCCGTCGCATGAAGCGTACCGCTGCCAAGAGAGGCGTCGATCTCCTCCTCATCGACACGGGCGACCTtcacgacggcaacggcctcTCGGATGCGACCCCGATCGATGGCACCATGTCGATGCCCATCTTCGATGAGCTCGAGTATGACTTGCTCACCATCGGTACGTTCCTTTCTTACCCTCCGAGAACTCCTCGCCCGGCACGACAAACGGTCTCTGACCCGTTCCCTTCAGGCAACCATGAGCTCTACGTATCCGAGGTTTCCTATCAAATGTTCAACGAGTACGCTCGCAGATGGGGAGACAGGTACATCACCTCCAACGTCAAGGTCTTGAACAAGACGTCCGGCCAGCACGAGTACGTCGGCAAGACGCACCGCTACTTCACCACCCGTCACGGCCTTCGCGTCATGGCCTTTGGTGTGCTCTTCGACTTTGTTAGTGAGTCATTCCCGAGCGTGCCGCCCCCTTCTGCCGCacgcgtgtgcgtgtgcatgcGCGCGTGCTTGTCGTCTTGCTTGCTTCCTTTCTTGACCGAGCAACGGCCCCTAATGCGTACGACGCAGGGAACTCGAACGCATCCATCATCCTCAAGGCCCAAGACATGATCAAGGAGCCTTGGTTCTTGGATGCCTTGACCACCAAGGACCCCATCGACATGTTCATCCTCTTCGGCCACAATCCTGCCCACCCCAGCAACCCCGTCAGCACCTTCAAGCTCGTCTTCGATGAAATCCGCAAGGTGCACCCCAAGACGCCCATCCAGATTTTCGGTGGCCATTCCCACGTTCGCGACTTTGCCGTCTACGACGAGTCGTcggtcgccatcgcctccggTCGCTACTGCGAAACCCTCGGCTGGGTTTCCATGACGGGCTTCGACGAATCCAACAGCGCCTTCGATGGGTCCGAGAAGCCTCGGTGTTCCCTCCATCCCTCACGGCCGGCCTTGGACAACTCGACGTCCCCTTTCCTCTACTCTCGCCGCTACCTCGATTGGAACCGGAAGACGTTCATCTATCATTCCAACAGCCACGAACTCCATTACGATCGCCGTGCCGGCAAGAAGGTCACCGACAAAATCTCCAAGACGCGCCATGTCCTgaagctcggcgacgtcgccggctgcGCGCCCCAGGACTGGTGCATGTCCTGTGCGCCCATGGAAGACTTGAACAAGAACATCTATACCGGCCTCATGTCCCCCGCCATGTCTGCCATGGTCGTCAACAAGACCCGTGCCGACAAACCCCGGATCATTCTCGCCAACACGGGCGCCATCCGTTTCGACCTTCACAAAGGTCCCTTCACGTACGACGACAACTTCATCGTCTCACCCTTCCGCGACGTATTCCTCTACATTCCCGACGTCCCCTTCAAGCTGGCCTCCCAGGTCATTCGCAAGTGAGTTTTGCGCCTTGTCAACTGGCCGACGAAGcagctgacgacgacgaccatcagACTCAACCTCGGTCCTGTGGCCAAGCGAGAACTTGCCTCGATGGCGAATCCCCTCGATTCCTGCACCGACCCTTCTCTCGGCTACCTGAGTCGCCGTGACATGCGCGAGACGCGGGGCGTCGTGCGCCGCCAGGAGATTGTCGTCCCAGGCTATACCACCACGGACGATTGGGGCACTGATGGTACGCCTGCATGCTTCTTGGACTGGCAATTGATGCATCGTCGCAGACTTGGCTGACATGTGCAGGCGATGACACGGAGCACTCCGAGATCCCCAGCTACGAGATTCCGCCTTACTGGGAGACGCGGGCGTCGttccccgacgacggcagcgacccGGAGACGGTGGATCTCGTCTTTTTCGACTTGTCCGTACCATTTCCCCCAGACTCGAGACTGTGACTAACGGCTCTCAGCATCGAGAAACTCGTCCTGAATGATCTTGGCGCCGGCTACACGCACGAAATGGTCCAGTGCTACGTGGACTGCAACTTTTCGTCCCAAGGTAGGCAACCCCATGGTTTGTCATCGGTCGGGGTTTCCCATCAGCAGCTAACGGGGGTGCAGATTTCATGCTTCCGTACGCGAGGCTCGCGTGGTCGGAAAACAAGGACAACTGCCCCGTCATGTGAGCCTTCACTTCAGCCTTTCGTCGTCAAGCACGATGACGGGCAAGAACGGACGAGAGCTGGCCACTCGTGGCGAACGAATGCTACGCAAGACGTAGTGGATACGTGCGATCTAGGTGGGGAGGCTAAAGCACACAATGCATAGGCCGATGATACGAGGCACGTTGCCCTGGGGAGAAGACTCATGGCAAAGTAACTGGTTACATGCTCCACCCTTATGCTTCTAGTTCTATATATATTCTAGTAATACTTTCCGTCCTTGCCTGCGATGGCGATGCAGCTAGTAGCAAACACGGCCCTTCATCAAAACCCTGGCTGTCCTCAGCAGTTCGGCCGATTCGATGCGCCCGCCGTTCACCACGGTCCCGACAGGGAGCCTCCCGCTTGGATGCGCCAGCGTGAGGGTACGCTGAACCGTCTTTCCGCGCTGCATCATGAGCCCGGCCGCCAGGGTGCCGCGGATatgggccgaggcggcgaggcacaGCGCCAAGGTGAGGGGCATAGCCTTGTGCGGCTGGCCCATGGACATGGCGAGGCAGcggatgtcgacgtcggctggGGTGTCAGCCGGCGGGAACAGGAGGACAATCTTGGGCACGCTCTCGGTGTCGGGATCGAGGCCCATGAGGgaggcgccgacgcggcggaCGGTGTCGAGGTGGGCCTT of the Drechmeria coniospora strain ARSEF 6962 chromosome 01, whole genome shotgun sequence genome contains:
- a CDS encoding 5'-Nucleotidase/apyrase, with translation MKLGPIRGLENKRCASRRADDETVFPEDPGQDDMVHSLALVGGLAALLTGVLACGDSDSCYGPTNAVEHVRQVKRMQPGVPHAAYGPKGPLEWGQVNFLHTTDTHGWLEGHLKEKNYGADWGDFVTFTRRMKRTAAKRGVDLLLIDTGDLHDGNGLSDATPIDGTMSMPIFDELEYDLLTIGNHELYVSEVSYQMFNEYARRWGDRYITSNVKVLNKTSGQHEYVGKTHRYFTTRHGLRVMAFGVLFDFVRNSNASIILKAQDMIKEPWFLDALTTKDPIDMFILFGHNPAHPSNPVSTFKLVFDEIRKVHPKTPIQIFGGHSHVRDFAVYDESSVAIASGRYCETLGWVSMTGFDESNSAFDGSEKPRCSLHPSRPALDNSTSPFLYSRRYLDWNRKTFIYHSNSHELHYDRRAGKKVTDKISKTRHVLKLGDVAGCAPQDWCMSCAPMEDLNKNIYTGLMSPAMSAMVVNKTRADKPRIILANTGAIRFDLHKGPFTYDDNFIVSPFRDVFLYIPDVPFKLASQVIRKLNLGPVAKRELASMANPLDSCTDPSLGYLSRRDMRETRGVVRRQEIVVPGYTTTDDWGTDGDDTEHSEIPSYEIPPYWETRASFPDDGSDPETVDLVFFDFIEKLVLNDLGAGYTHEMVQCYVDCNFSSQDFMLPYARLAWSENKDNCPVM